The following are from one region of the Bactrocera oleae isolate idBacOlea1 chromosome 6, idBacOlea1, whole genome shotgun sequence genome:
- the melt gene encoding protein melted isoform X1, with protein sequence MHELFTKVLSKRDLSRAGDLFSVPDSEIVNDISEVLSDISPIISHPDYLKNNNDQSVVEICVTRVLSCIRETKTAERYCAALVDLLKTCLLWNLQPAGTAKEDPPHAKIAADIISSIFLNYDKKELMKISLPVAVQFLPKGNRELSRNLASYLSLAAIDYAYLLSPHVTSIMDSIMAGNFGLLRVLSQIYEVSPDEVSPHAPVLVALLPQCDSQEKLAVLQLYLLIAQKTPAVLENCVPRLCELLYDNETATITMQILLKISEQRPLLIVEHCEKIKAACKTNPNTVSLAAQILASAGRTNKEHAQYALDFVLEHLPHADRTSQTNLLQEATKLCSSFPILFTDKVLACVRQKNALSQQQLSTSDINMDVSNKTSGGVTIVNLNSPTEPPPPTPTAAAAVVATMLNTAATANHNNVPHTSATSIPITADSVTSPTTVSVAATTATTGRMHKSKNKSRSSPSSPKDGSRKALLSAQLKISTAQPTAVNANTTVIHQSHNAAVTGAPPLVPPTPPHTGYTRRVKLGDSRSTGRLHPTGNTHRSMTRLNVAGGSVGGLHKSMTRLSSSQHINQNGGSSSNNANNSQSSGNVVVQTPTGASTTTVGAGALPKTPTSPSSPGYVTPVPPLSNNVIITGHNKWGIPSTQVTSGGVTVTTSPTKVRPHSQGPTTLLNSSTALLKYSTDALNQSIGSISIPQNPVSVHHASPALPQQNNGNQKSVMKLPVNGNSTHEVIVSGPTTNMTPRRNNNNTSRTLLNANNSCILDQRMSTFEPYQIMRDPVQQFCEKHFGSIKSYMDDVSQSLPPPTRCSIEVSNEFAERRTKKVAKLHFACQIRGPHCMYSKTCFTMRTRNPKTWIHLMFLDFQVRHYVKEKTVLSTREPGISNLKNIWQILKCENRSFTELVTSQFPNSKDREILVNELRHSGFLDVFEVSKTDTSNPNCNELEYQWGCLLCNHPDKAVGFLNGSNQPMIEGQLKEKKGKWRLFRRWRTRYFTLSGAHLSCKGSSGGESIDVNQIRSVKVSRGARNIPKAFEIFTADQTLILKPKDGKNAEEWVQCLSIVVAHSQARDNPTAKTNSLPARGMGSSKPSF encoded by the exons ATGCACGAGCTCTTCACGAAAGTACTCTCTAAACGTGATCTATCCCGTGCTGGCGATCTTTTTTCGGTACCAGATTCGGAAATCGTCAACGACATCAGCGAAGTG ctctcCGACATCAGTCCGATCATTTCACATCCGGACTacctcaaaaataataatgatcaGTCGGTGGTGGAGATTTGCGTTACTCGAGTGCTCTCTTGCATACGTGAGACAAAGACTGCAGAACGTTATTGTGCCGCTTTGGTTGATTTATTAAAGACATGCTTGTTGTGGAACCTCCAGCCGGCTGGAACGGCTAAAGAGGATCCACCACATGCAAAAATTGCCGCTGATATTATTTCGAGTATATTTTTG AACTATGACAAAAAGGAGCTGATGAAAATATCTCTGCCTGTCGCAGTGCAGTTTCTGCCGAAAGGCAACCGTGAATTGTCCCGAAACTTGGCAAGCTATCTCTCCTTGGCAGCCATCGATTATGCCTACTTGCTAAGCCCACATGTAACCTCAATTATGGACTCCATTATGGCTG GTAATTTCGGCTTATTGCGCGTGCTTTCACAAATTTACGAAGTTTCGCCGGATGAAGTGTCGCCTCACGCACCAGTACTAGTCGCGCTGCTGCCACAATGTGACTCACAAGAAAAACTAGCTGTTTTACAATTATATTTGCTTATTGCGCAAAAGACACCAGCG gtACTTGAAAACTGTGTGCCACGTCTATGCGAATTGTTGTACGACAACGAAACTGCCACAATAACAATGcagattttactgaaaatttccGAGCAGCGCCCACTTTTGATAGTTGAACACTGCGAAAAAATCAAAGCTGCCTGCAAAACCAATCCGAATACGGTTTCCTTGGCAGCTCAAATACTCGCTTCGGCCGGACGCACGAATAAG GAGCACGCACAGTATGCACTTGATTTTGTTCTAGAACACTTGCCACATGCAGATCGCACATCACAAACGAATTTACTGCAGGAGGCCACCAAGCTTTGCTCATCATTTCCCATATTGTTCACCGATAAGGTGCTCGCTTGTGTACGTCAAAAGAACGCACTAAG tCAACAGCAACTCTCCACCTCTGACATTAATATGGATGTTAGCAATAAGACTTCAGGTGGCGTGACAATTGTGAATTTAAATAGCCCGACAGAGCCCCCGCCGCCTACACCCACTGCAGCTGCAGCAGTGGTGGCCACAATGCTCAATACAGCAGCAACGGCCAATCATAATAATGTGCCACACACCTCAGCCACATCGATACCAATCACTGCCGATTCAGTTACCAGCCCAACAACCGTCTCGGTGGCCGCAACCACTGCCACCACAGGCCGCatgcacaaaagcaaaaataagagTCGCAGTAGCCCCAGCAGTCCAAAAGATGGCAGTCGCAAGGCGTTACTAAGCGcccagttaaaaattt CAACAGCACAACCAACTGCCGTGAACGCAAACACAACGGTTATACATCAGAGTCACAACGCAGCCGTGACAGGTGCGCCGCCGCTTGTGCCGCCTACTCCGCCACATACCGGCTATACGCGTCGCGTCAAGCTCGGAGACTCGCGCAGCACTGGTCGTCTGCATCCAACAGGCAATACGCATCGCAGCATGACGCGACTCAATGTCGCGGGCGGATCGGTGGGTGGGCTGCACAAAAGTATGACGCGACTCAGTTCATCACAGCATATTAACCAAAATGGTGGTTCAAGTTCTAACAATGCAAATAATTCGCAATCTAGCGGCAATGTAGTCGTACAAACACCAACCGGCGCCAGCACAACTACTGTAGGCGCTGGTGCGTTGCCCAAAACTCCAACCAGCCCTAGCAGCCCAGGATATGTGACACCTGTGCCACCGCTGAGCAACAATGTTATTATTACTGGTCACAACAAATGGGGTATTCCCTCGACTCAGGTGACATCTGGTGGTGTCACAGTGACGACGTCTCCCACGAAAGTCAGACCCCACTCACAGGGCCCTACTACATTACTCAACTCAAGCACTGCGTTGCTAAAATATAGTACTGATGCATTAAATCAGTCAATTG GTTCAATTTCCATACCACAGAATCCGGTTTCAGTACATCACGCATCGCCAGCACTGCCTCAACAGAACAATGGTAATCAGAAGTCTGTGATGAAATTACCCGTAAATGGAAAT AGTACACATGAAGTGATCGTCTCCGGCCCCACAACCAATATGACACCACgccgaaacaacaacaacaccagtcGTACACTACTCAATGCAAATAATAGCTGTATTTTGGATCAACGTATGAGCACATTTGAACCCTATCAGATCATGCGCGATCCAGTGCAACAATTTTGCGAAAAACATTTCGGTTCAATAAAATCGTACATGGACGATGTATCACAGTCGTTACCGCCGCCAACGCGTTGCAGCATTGAAG TTTCGAATGAATTTGCAGAGCGTCGCACCAAAAAGGTGGCCAAACTACACTTCGCCTGTCAGATACGCGGCCCGCACTGTATGTACTCGAAGACCTGCTTTACAATGCGCACGCGCAACCCCAAAACCTGGATACATTTGATGTTTTTGGATTTTCAAGTGCGACATTAC GTGAAAGAGAAAACCGTTCTCAGTACTCGTGAACCAGGTATCAGCAATTTGAAGAACATTTGGCAAATACTCAAGTGCGAGAACCGCAGTTTCACCGAATTGGTCACCAGCCAGTTTCCCAATTCAAAG GATCGTGAGATTCTCGTTAACGAATTACGCCACTCTGGCTTCTTGGATGTATTCGAAGTATCCAAAACAGACACCTCTAACCCAAATTGCAATGAATTGGAATACCAGTGGGGCTGTCTGCTGTGTAATCATCCCGACAAAGCCGTTGGCTTTCTCAACGGTAGCAACCAGCCAATGATCGAGGGTCAGCTGAAAGAGAAGAAAGGCAAATGGCGTTTATTTCGCCGTTGGCGCACAAGATATTTTACGCTCTCTGGGGCACATTTATCATGTAAAGGATCG AGTGGTGGCGAAAGCATTGACGTAAATCAAATACGCTCTGTGAAGGTATCGCGCGGCGCTCGCAACATACCTAAAGCATTCGAAATTTTCACCGCCGATCAGACATTAATACTCAAACCCAAGGACGGCAAAAATGCCGAAGAATGGGTGCAATGCCTAAGCATTGTGGTGGCGCATTCGCAAGCCCGTGATAATCCCACTGCGAAAACAAATAGTCTGCCCGCACGTGGCATGGGCAGTAGCAAGCCATCGTTTTAG
- the melt gene encoding protein melted isoform X2: MHELFTKVLSKRDLSRAGDLFSVPDSEIVNDISEVLSDISPIISHPDYLKNNNDQSVVEICVTRVLSCIRETKTAERYCAALVDLLKTCLLWNLQPAGTAKEDPPHAKIAADIISSIFLNYDKKELMKISLPVAVQFLPKGNRELSRNLASYLSLAAIDYAYLLSPHVTSIMDSIMAGNFGLLRVLSQIYEVSPDEVSPHAPVLVALLPQCDSQEKLAVLQLYLLIAQKTPAVLENCVPRLCELLYDNETATITMQILLKISEQRPLLIVEHCEKIKAACKTNPNTVSLAAQILASAGRTNKEHAQYALDFVLEHLPHADRTSQTNLLQEATKLCSSFPILFTDKVLACVRQKNALSQQQLSTSDINMDVSNKTSGGVTIVNLNSPTEPPPPTPTAAAAVVATMLNTAATANHNNVPHTSATSIPITADSVTSPTTVSVAATTATTGRMHKSKNKSRSSPSSPKDGSRKALLSAQLKISTAQPTAVNANTTVIHQSHNAAVTGAPPLVPPTPPHTGYTRRVKLGDSRSTGRLHPTGNTHRSMTRLNVAGGSVGGLHKSMTRLSSSQHINQNGGSSSNNANNSQSSGNVVVQTPTGASTTTVGAGALPKTPTSPSSPGYVTPVPPLSNNVIITGHNKWGIPSTQVTSGGVTVTTSPTKVRPHSQGPTTLLNSSTALLKYSTDALNQSIGSISIPQNPVSVHHASPALPQQNNGNQKSVMKLPVNGNSTHEVIVSGPTTNMTPRRNNNNTSRTLLNANNSCILDQRMSTFEPYQIMRDPVQQFCEKHFGSIKSYMDDVSQSLPPPTRCSIEERRTKKVAKLHFACQIRGPHCMYSKTCFTMRTRNPKTWIHLMFLDFQVRHYVKEKTVLSTREPGISNLKNIWQILKCENRSFTELVTSQFPNSKDREILVNELRHSGFLDVFEVSKTDTSNPNCNELEYQWGCLLCNHPDKAVGFLNGSNQPMIEGQLKEKKGKWRLFRRWRTRYFTLSGAHLSCKGSSGGESIDVNQIRSVKVSRGARNIPKAFEIFTADQTLILKPKDGKNAEEWVQCLSIVVAHSQARDNPTAKTNSLPARGMGSSKPSF; encoded by the exons ATGCACGAGCTCTTCACGAAAGTACTCTCTAAACGTGATCTATCCCGTGCTGGCGATCTTTTTTCGGTACCAGATTCGGAAATCGTCAACGACATCAGCGAAGTG ctctcCGACATCAGTCCGATCATTTCACATCCGGACTacctcaaaaataataatgatcaGTCGGTGGTGGAGATTTGCGTTACTCGAGTGCTCTCTTGCATACGTGAGACAAAGACTGCAGAACGTTATTGTGCCGCTTTGGTTGATTTATTAAAGACATGCTTGTTGTGGAACCTCCAGCCGGCTGGAACGGCTAAAGAGGATCCACCACATGCAAAAATTGCCGCTGATATTATTTCGAGTATATTTTTG AACTATGACAAAAAGGAGCTGATGAAAATATCTCTGCCTGTCGCAGTGCAGTTTCTGCCGAAAGGCAACCGTGAATTGTCCCGAAACTTGGCAAGCTATCTCTCCTTGGCAGCCATCGATTATGCCTACTTGCTAAGCCCACATGTAACCTCAATTATGGACTCCATTATGGCTG GTAATTTCGGCTTATTGCGCGTGCTTTCACAAATTTACGAAGTTTCGCCGGATGAAGTGTCGCCTCACGCACCAGTACTAGTCGCGCTGCTGCCACAATGTGACTCACAAGAAAAACTAGCTGTTTTACAATTATATTTGCTTATTGCGCAAAAGACACCAGCG gtACTTGAAAACTGTGTGCCACGTCTATGCGAATTGTTGTACGACAACGAAACTGCCACAATAACAATGcagattttactgaaaatttccGAGCAGCGCCCACTTTTGATAGTTGAACACTGCGAAAAAATCAAAGCTGCCTGCAAAACCAATCCGAATACGGTTTCCTTGGCAGCTCAAATACTCGCTTCGGCCGGACGCACGAATAAG GAGCACGCACAGTATGCACTTGATTTTGTTCTAGAACACTTGCCACATGCAGATCGCACATCACAAACGAATTTACTGCAGGAGGCCACCAAGCTTTGCTCATCATTTCCCATATTGTTCACCGATAAGGTGCTCGCTTGTGTACGTCAAAAGAACGCACTAAG tCAACAGCAACTCTCCACCTCTGACATTAATATGGATGTTAGCAATAAGACTTCAGGTGGCGTGACAATTGTGAATTTAAATAGCCCGACAGAGCCCCCGCCGCCTACACCCACTGCAGCTGCAGCAGTGGTGGCCACAATGCTCAATACAGCAGCAACGGCCAATCATAATAATGTGCCACACACCTCAGCCACATCGATACCAATCACTGCCGATTCAGTTACCAGCCCAACAACCGTCTCGGTGGCCGCAACCACTGCCACCACAGGCCGCatgcacaaaagcaaaaataagagTCGCAGTAGCCCCAGCAGTCCAAAAGATGGCAGTCGCAAGGCGTTACTAAGCGcccagttaaaaattt CAACAGCACAACCAACTGCCGTGAACGCAAACACAACGGTTATACATCAGAGTCACAACGCAGCCGTGACAGGTGCGCCGCCGCTTGTGCCGCCTACTCCGCCACATACCGGCTATACGCGTCGCGTCAAGCTCGGAGACTCGCGCAGCACTGGTCGTCTGCATCCAACAGGCAATACGCATCGCAGCATGACGCGACTCAATGTCGCGGGCGGATCGGTGGGTGGGCTGCACAAAAGTATGACGCGACTCAGTTCATCACAGCATATTAACCAAAATGGTGGTTCAAGTTCTAACAATGCAAATAATTCGCAATCTAGCGGCAATGTAGTCGTACAAACACCAACCGGCGCCAGCACAACTACTGTAGGCGCTGGTGCGTTGCCCAAAACTCCAACCAGCCCTAGCAGCCCAGGATATGTGACACCTGTGCCACCGCTGAGCAACAATGTTATTATTACTGGTCACAACAAATGGGGTATTCCCTCGACTCAGGTGACATCTGGTGGTGTCACAGTGACGACGTCTCCCACGAAAGTCAGACCCCACTCACAGGGCCCTACTACATTACTCAACTCAAGCACTGCGTTGCTAAAATATAGTACTGATGCATTAAATCAGTCAATTG GTTCAATTTCCATACCACAGAATCCGGTTTCAGTACATCACGCATCGCCAGCACTGCCTCAACAGAACAATGGTAATCAGAAGTCTGTGATGAAATTACCCGTAAATGGAAAT AGTACACATGAAGTGATCGTCTCCGGCCCCACAACCAATATGACACCACgccgaaacaacaacaacaccagtcGTACACTACTCAATGCAAATAATAGCTGTATTTTGGATCAACGTATGAGCACATTTGAACCCTATCAGATCATGCGCGATCCAGTGCAACAATTTTGCGAAAAACATTTCGGTTCAATAAAATCGTACATGGACGATGTATCACAGTCGTTACCGCCGCCAACGCGTTGCAGCATTGAAG AGCGTCGCACCAAAAAGGTGGCCAAACTACACTTCGCCTGTCAGATACGCGGCCCGCACTGTATGTACTCGAAGACCTGCTTTACAATGCGCACGCGCAACCCCAAAACCTGGATACATTTGATGTTTTTGGATTTTCAAGTGCGACATTAC GTGAAAGAGAAAACCGTTCTCAGTACTCGTGAACCAGGTATCAGCAATTTGAAGAACATTTGGCAAATACTCAAGTGCGAGAACCGCAGTTTCACCGAATTGGTCACCAGCCAGTTTCCCAATTCAAAG GATCGTGAGATTCTCGTTAACGAATTACGCCACTCTGGCTTCTTGGATGTATTCGAAGTATCCAAAACAGACACCTCTAACCCAAATTGCAATGAATTGGAATACCAGTGGGGCTGTCTGCTGTGTAATCATCCCGACAAAGCCGTTGGCTTTCTCAACGGTAGCAACCAGCCAATGATCGAGGGTCAGCTGAAAGAGAAGAAAGGCAAATGGCGTTTATTTCGCCGTTGGCGCACAAGATATTTTACGCTCTCTGGGGCACATTTATCATGTAAAGGATCG AGTGGTGGCGAAAGCATTGACGTAAATCAAATACGCTCTGTGAAGGTATCGCGCGGCGCTCGCAACATACCTAAAGCATTCGAAATTTTCACCGCCGATCAGACATTAATACTCAAACCCAAGGACGGCAAAAATGCCGAAGAATGGGTGCAATGCCTAAGCATTGTGGTGGCGCATTCGCAAGCCCGTGATAATCCCACTGCGAAAACAAATAGTCTGCCCGCACGTGGCATGGGCAGTAGCAAGCCATCGTTTTAG
- the Acbp2 gene encoding acyl-CoA-binding protein homolog, with the protein MSLDEKFNAAAEKAKTFTKRPTDEELLKLYALFKQATVGDNNTSKPGMLDLKGKAKWEFWNKQKGKSQDVAKQEYIAFVEKISASYL; encoded by the exons ATGTCGCTGGATGAG aaaTTCAATGCCGCTGCTGAAAAGGCGAAAACCTTCACCAAACGTCCCACCGACGAGGAGCTGCTGAAATTGTACGCGCTCTTTAAACAAGCCACCGTCGGTGATAATAACACATCTAAGCCCGGTATGCTTGACCTGAAAGGCAAAGCCAAATGGGAGTTCTGGAACAAGCAAAAGGGCAAATCACAAGATGTCGCCAAGCAGGAGTACATAGcatttgtagaaaaaatatcAGCTTCATATCTTTAA